In Mycolicibacterium phocaicum, one DNA window encodes the following:
- a CDS encoding PLP-dependent cysteine synthase family protein, translating into MNNSSNLTLPRKPSRPASGPCRLARYDRPGTMVGGTPVLRIAAPFTTDDRGFWAKLEGVNPGGMKDRPAMYMVERGRARGDLLPGARIVESTSGTLGLGLALAGTVYGHPVTLVTDPGMEPMMLRMLAAYGADIDLVTEPHPTGGWQQARRDRVAQILASDPTAWYPDQYNNPDNVDAYRDLALELQSQLGSVDILVCSVGTGGHSAGVAKVLREFNPDLKLIGVDTIGSTIFGQPAQSRLMRGLGSSIYPDNVDYAAFSEVHWVAPAEAVWACRALASTSYASSGWSGGAVALVAGWAARHHDADTTIAAIFPDGPQRYFDTVYNDDYCRRHNLLGIEPPAEPAVIADHTERVVDSWTRCTTVRRPEAATL; encoded by the coding sequence ATGAACAATTCGTCCAACCTCACCCTGCCCAGGAAACCCTCTCGACCGGCGTCGGGGCCGTGCCGGCTGGCCCGCTACGACCGGCCGGGCACCATGGTCGGCGGCACGCCGGTGCTCCGCATCGCCGCCCCGTTCACCACCGACGACCGTGGCTTCTGGGCCAAGCTCGAAGGCGTCAACCCGGGCGGCATGAAAGACCGGCCCGCCATGTACATGGTCGAGCGCGGCCGCGCCCGCGGCGACCTGCTGCCCGGTGCGCGCATCGTCGAATCCACCAGCGGCACACTCGGGCTCGGTCTGGCCCTGGCCGGCACGGTGTACGGGCATCCGGTCACGCTGGTGACCGATCCGGGTATGGAACCGATGATGCTGCGCATGCTGGCCGCGTACGGCGCCGACATCGACCTGGTCACCGAGCCGCATCCGACCGGCGGCTGGCAGCAGGCCCGCCGCGACCGGGTGGCCCAGATCCTGGCTTCCGATCCCACCGCCTGGTACCCCGACCAGTACAACAACCCCGACAACGTCGACGCGTACCGCGACCTCGCGCTCGAACTGCAGTCGCAGCTGGGTTCCGTCGACATCCTGGTGTGCTCTGTCGGCACCGGCGGGCACTCGGCCGGGGTGGCGAAAGTGCTGCGCGAGTTCAATCCCGACCTGAAGTTGATCGGCGTCGACACCATCGGGTCGACGATCTTCGGCCAGCCCGCGCAGAGCCGGCTGATGCGTGGCCTGGGGTCGAGCATCTACCCCGACAACGTCGACTACGCCGCGTTCTCGGAAGTGCACTGGGTGGCACCCGCCGAAGCGGTGTGGGCGTGCCGGGCACTGGCCTCGACGAGCTACGCCAGCAGCGGCTGGAGCGGCGGCGCGGTGGCGTTGGTCGCCGGCTGGGCGGCCCGACACCACGACGCGGACACCACGATCGCCGCGATCTTTCCCGATGGGCCGCAACGGTATTTCGACACCGTCTACAACGACGACTACTGCCGCCGGCACAACCTCCTCGGCATCGAGCCGCCCGCCGAGCCCGCGGTGATCGCGGACCACACTGAGCGCGTGGTGGATTCGTGGACCCGCTGCACCACGGTGCGCAGGCCCGAAGCTGCGACGCTCTGA
- a CDS encoding flavin-containing monooxygenase has protein sequence MTTPDVQTVIVGAGFSGIGAGILLDRAGLGDYRILEAGSGPGGTWFWNTYPGVAVDIPSFSYQFSFEQSADWSRTYAKGHELKAYAEHCVDKYGLRDRIRFGAEVTGAEYDDDADLWRVHTSGGTITARFLINGSGVLTVPKPPDIDGVEDFAGITLHTARWDSSIDLRGKRVAIIGTGASAVQVIPEIAPVVEHLTVFQRTPIWCFPKLDLPLPAAARWAMRVPGGKTLQRLASQAYVELTFPLSAQYYSVFPLADGAARMGRSFLRREVHDPVVRDKLTPRYAVGCKRPGFHNTYLATYNRENVSLVTESIERITPTGVRTADGQEHEVDVLILATGFKVMDVDSVPTFPVTGAGGHTLGEFWEKQRLQAYEGVSIPGFPNFFTVMGPYGYVGSSYFALIEAQTHHIVRCLQRAEKLGAHRVEVSQEANDRYFDEMMRKRHRQVFWQDSCQSANSYYFDKNGDVPLRPATTVEAYVRSRRFDLDDYEFSA, from the coding sequence ATGACAACGCCTGATGTCCAAACGGTGATCGTCGGCGCCGGCTTCTCCGGGATCGGGGCCGGCATCCTGCTGGACCGCGCCGGGCTCGGCGACTACCGGATCCTCGAGGCCGGCTCCGGTCCCGGCGGTACCTGGTTCTGGAACACCTACCCCGGTGTCGCCGTGGATATTCCGTCGTTCTCCTATCAGTTCTCATTCGAGCAGAGCGCCGACTGGTCGCGCACCTACGCCAAGGGCCACGAGCTCAAGGCCTACGCCGAGCACTGCGTCGACAAGTACGGATTGCGGGACCGGATCCGGTTCGGCGCCGAGGTAACCGGTGCCGAGTACGACGACGACGCCGACCTGTGGCGCGTACACACCAGCGGCGGCACCATCACCGCGCGGTTCCTCATCAACGGCAGCGGCGTCCTGACCGTGCCCAAGCCACCGGACATCGACGGCGTCGAGGACTTCGCCGGCATCACGCTGCACACCGCGCGCTGGGACAGCAGCATCGACCTGCGTGGCAAGCGGGTCGCGATCATCGGCACCGGCGCCTCGGCGGTGCAGGTGATCCCCGAGATCGCACCGGTCGTGGAGCACCTCACGGTATTTCAGCGGACGCCGATCTGGTGCTTCCCCAAGCTGGACCTCCCGCTGCCCGCGGCGGCCCGGTGGGCGATGCGGGTCCCCGGCGGCAAGACGCTGCAGCGGCTGGCCAGCCAGGCCTACGTCGAGCTGACCTTCCCGCTGTCGGCGCAGTACTACAGCGTGTTCCCGTTGGCCGACGGTGCGGCCCGGATGGGCCGGTCGTTCCTGCGGCGCGAGGTGCACGACCCCGTGGTGCGCGACAAGCTCACGCCGCGCTACGCCGTGGGCTGTAAACGACCGGGCTTCCACAACACCTACCTCGCGACCTACAACCGCGAAAACGTCAGCCTGGTAACCGAATCCATCGAGCGCATCACGCCGACGGGGGTACGCACCGCCGACGGTCAGGAGCACGAGGTGGATGTGCTGATCCTGGCCACCGGATTCAAGGTGATGGACGTCGACAGCGTGCCGACGTTCCCCGTCACCGGCGCCGGCGGACACACCCTCGGCGAGTTCTGGGAGAAGCAGCGGCTGCAAGCCTACGAGGGCGTCAGCATCCCCGGTTTCCCGAACTTCTTCACCGTCATGGGCCCGTACGGCTACGTCGGTTCGTCGTACTTCGCGCTGATCGAAGCGCAGACTCACCACATCGTGCGGTGCCTGCAGCGCGCGGAAAAGCTCGGCGCCCACCGGGTGGAGGTCTCGCAGGAGGCCAACGACCGCTACTTCGACGAGATGATGCGCAAGCGTCACCGCCAGGTGTTCTGGCAGGACAGTTGCCAGTCGGCCAACAGCTACTACTTCGACAAGAACGGTGACGTGCCGCTGCGGCCCGCCACCACGGTGGAGGCCTACGTCCGCAGCCGCCGTTTCGACCTCGACGACTACGAGTTCAGTGCCTGA
- a CDS encoding lysoplasmalogenase yields the protein MSSPYAVRRWLWIAAAVVAAGYGIFLIVTALRLPSGADLTGQFALQPEIKALPALLLAVAAAGHPIVRERNWLVAALVFSAGGDFLLAVPGWPMGFVFGLGSFLIAHLCFLAALLPLARRTPAATAGAAILIVICVGLIIWFWPSLVAQQMTIPVTVYMAVLVAMVCTALFADLPTRWTALGALCFAVSDGMIGISKFVLGDERLAVPIWWAYAASLLLITAGFFAGRTVSHVSAVSATPTA from the coding sequence ATGAGTTCACCGTACGCAGTGCGTCGGTGGCTGTGGATAGCGGCCGCCGTCGTCGCCGCCGGCTACGGCATCTTCCTCATCGTGACGGCCTTGCGGCTGCCCTCGGGCGCCGACCTGACCGGCCAGTTCGCGCTACAGCCCGAGATCAAGGCACTGCCCGCGCTGCTGCTGGCGGTGGCCGCCGCCGGACATCCGATCGTCCGTGAACGCAACTGGCTGGTGGCGGCGCTGGTGTTCTCGGCGGGCGGGGACTTCCTGCTGGCCGTGCCGGGCTGGCCCATGGGTTTCGTGTTCGGACTCGGCTCGTTCCTGATCGCGCACCTGTGTTTCCTGGCCGCCCTGCTGCCGTTGGCCCGTCGCACCCCGGCGGCCACCGCCGGCGCGGCGATCCTCATCGTCATCTGCGTCGGGCTCATCATCTGGTTCTGGCCCAGCCTGGTCGCCCAGCAGATGACCATCCCCGTCACCGTGTACATGGCGGTCCTGGTGGCCATGGTGTGCACGGCGCTGTTCGCCGACCTGCCGACCCGCTGGACCGCGCTCGGCGCGCTGTGCTTCGCGGTGAGTGACGGCATGATCGGCATCAGCAAGTTCGTGCTCGGTGACGAGAGGCTGGCGGTCCCGATCTGGTGGGCGTACGCCGCCTCGTTGCTCCTGATCACCGCCGGCTTCTTCGCAGGCCGGACGGTGTCGCACGTGTCGGCCGTGTCTGCTACACCGACTGCGTGA
- the fmt gene encoding methionyl-tRNA formyltransferase produces MRIVFAGTPEPALPSLRRLIASPRHEVVAVLTRPDAASGRRGKPAPSPVAELALAEGIPVLRPAKPNEPEFVAELAELAPDCCAVVAYGALLRDELLAVPRLGWINLHFSVLPAWRGAAPVQAAIAAGDEVTGATTFQIERALDSGPVYGVLTETVRPIDTAGDVLARLADAGAGLLESTLDGVEDGALTAVPQPTDGVTIAPKVTVEDARVRWDLPAHVVDRRIRAVTPNPGAWTEIGDLRVKLGPVVPVEAEPLAPGAIRVQKSGVLVGTGSTPVRLGMVQPPGKKLMNAADWARGARLDEGVVAR; encoded by the coding sequence GTGCGTATCGTCTTCGCCGGAACCCCGGAACCCGCGCTGCCGTCATTGCGTCGGCTCATCGCGTCGCCCCGCCATGAGGTGGTCGCGGTGCTGACCCGTCCGGACGCGGCCTCCGGTCGCCGCGGCAAGCCCGCGCCGTCCCCGGTCGCGGAACTCGCTCTCGCCGAAGGTATTCCGGTGCTGCGGCCCGCCAAGCCCAATGAGCCCGAGTTCGTCGCCGAACTCGCCGAGCTGGCCCCCGACTGCTGCGCCGTCGTCGCCTACGGTGCGCTGCTGCGGGACGAGCTGCTGGCGGTGCCCCGCCTGGGCTGGATCAACCTGCACTTCTCGGTGCTGCCGGCGTGGCGCGGTGCCGCCCCGGTGCAGGCCGCCATCGCGGCGGGCGACGAGGTGACCGGCGCCACCACCTTCCAGATCGAACGCGCCCTGGACTCCGGCCCGGTGTACGGCGTGCTGACCGAGACGGTGCGACCCATCGACACCGCGGGCGACGTGCTGGCCCGACTGGCCGACGCCGGCGCCGGTCTGCTGGAGTCGACGCTCGACGGTGTCGAGGACGGTGCGCTGACCGCGGTGCCGCAGCCCACAGACGGCGTGACGATCGCGCCCAAGGTCACCGTCGAGGACGCGCGGGTGCGCTGGGACCTGCCGGCGCACGTCGTCGACCGCCGCATCCGCGCGGTCACGCCGAATCCGGGCGCCTGGACCGAGATCGGCGACCTGCGGGTGAAGCTCGGGCCGGTGGTTCCGGTCGAGGCAGAACCGTTGGCGCCCGGGGCAATTCGGGTGCAGAAGTCGGGCGTGCTGGTCGGCACCGGGAGCACTCCGGTGCGTCTGGGCATGGTGCAACCGCCGGGGAAGAAACTGATGAATGCGGCGGACTGGGCGCGCGGTGCCCGGCTGGACGAAGGTGTGGTGGCCCGGTGA
- a CDS encoding alpha/beta hydrolase, with protein sequence MTSDVTPDTRPAIDPILKALLDAVPLEFTIDDGVEVARAKLAAVRPPAAMLPDLRIENRVLDCGAAGQIPARIYWPPIDGETRPLPVVVFYHGGGWAIGDLDSHDHVARAHAVGARAIVVSVEYRLAPEHPFPAAIEDSWAALQWVGAHAAELGGDPTRLAVAGDSAGGNISAVMALRARDAGGPALKFQLLWYPVATGDVTLPSFTENADAPMLNSNVTAAFLAWYLPGMDLTDASTLPTDLAPANAESLEGLPPAYIGTAEHDPLRDDGAHYAKLLAAAGVPVELSNEPTMVHGFVSLALASPVATEATNRGLAALKAALYA encoded by the coding sequence ATGACTTCAGATGTGACGCCGGACACCCGGCCCGCCATCGACCCCATCCTCAAAGCCCTCCTGGACGCCGTGCCGCTGGAGTTCACGATCGACGACGGTGTCGAGGTGGCGCGGGCCAAGCTCGCCGCGGTGCGACCGCCCGCCGCGATGCTGCCGGATCTGCGGATCGAGAACCGCGTGCTCGATTGCGGTGCGGCAGGCCAGATTCCGGCCCGCATCTACTGGCCGCCCATCGACGGCGAGACCCGTCCACTGCCGGTCGTGGTCTTCTACCACGGCGGCGGCTGGGCCATCGGTGACCTGGATTCGCACGACCATGTGGCCCGCGCCCACGCCGTCGGCGCCCGCGCCATCGTGGTGTCGGTCGAGTACCGGCTGGCGCCCGAGCACCCGTTCCCGGCCGCCATCGAGGATTCCTGGGCCGCGCTGCAGTGGGTCGGCGCGCACGCCGCCGAGCTCGGCGGCGACCCGACGCGTCTCGCGGTCGCGGGTGACTCCGCCGGCGGCAACATCTCCGCGGTGATGGCGCTGCGGGCGCGCGACGCGGGTGGCCCCGCACTGAAGTTCCAGCTGCTCTGGTATCCGGTCGCCACCGGTGACGTCACGCTGCCGTCGTTCACCGAGAACGCCGACGCCCCCATGCTCAACAGCAATGTGACGGCGGCCTTCCTGGCCTGGTACCTGCCCGGCATGGACCTCACCGACGCCTCGACGCTGCCGACCGATCTGGCCCCGGCGAACGCCGAGTCGCTCGAGGGTTTGCCGCCGGCCTACATCGGGACCGCCGAGCACGACCCGCTTCGTGACGACGGCGCGCACTACGCCAAACTGCTTGCCGCGGCCGGTGTTCCGGTCGAGTTGAGCAACGAGCCGACCATGGTGCACGGCTTCGTCAGCCTGGCTCTGGCCTCTCCGGTGGCGACCGAGGCCACCAACCGTGGTCTTGCGGCCCTGAAAGCCGCCCTCTACGCCTGA
- the lpqS gene encoding putative copper homeostasis (lipo)protein LpqS, producing MTSRPMRWRTAAVLLVALLGIGLGIQLGAKPVATAHAHAAPMLVAPGHTLPSVTPEHPHARDGSILPAPELFATAGLPRSATTLLALGLAVALCVATACWCALRTVTSRGPPRRAATIITGRAVLTRLCISRR from the coding sequence GTGACTTCCCGGCCGATGCGATGGCGGACAGCGGCAGTGCTGCTCGTCGCGCTGCTCGGGATCGGCCTGGGAATCCAGCTGGGCGCCAAGCCCGTTGCCACCGCGCACGCGCACGCCGCCCCCATGCTCGTCGCCCCCGGACACACGCTGCCGTCGGTGACCCCCGAACACCCGCACGCGCGCGACGGCTCGATCCTGCCGGCTCCTGAGCTGTTCGCCACCGCGGGTCTCCCCCGGTCCGCCACCACGCTCCTGGCTCTCGGCCTGGCCGTGGCGCTGTGTGTCGCCACGGCGTGCTGGTGCGCGCTGCGGACGGTCACCAGTCGTGGTCCGCCCCGGCGCGCGGCCACGATCATTACCGGCCGGGCGGTCCTGACCCGGCTCTGCATCTCCCGACGCTGA
- a CDS encoding primosomal protein N' — translation MTATRQQAEHEPVARVLPMLSVPHLDREFDYLVPAELSDDAQPGVRAKVRFNGRLVDAFILERRSDTDHSGKLGWLDRVVSAERVLTPDVQRLAEAVAARYAGSRPDVLRLAIPPRHATVEKQPPPELPPLVPRDVDAGAWQQYGRGEQFLEALAEGRAARAVWQALPGEDWARRLCEAAAVVVNAGRGALLIVPDQRDVDAVHAAALTLVDESRVVALSAGLGPSQRYRRWLSVLRGQARLVIGTRSAVFAPVADLGFIVVWDDGDDSLAEPRAPYPHAREVAMLRAHQLRCGAIIGGFARTAEAQALVRGKWAHDLVAGRSVVRARAPRVIALDDDAHTHERDAAARTARLPSMALGAARAALSAGRPVLVQVPRRGYVPALACGKCRTIARCRHCTGPLSLPDRDTVGAVCRWCGRQDITLRCGRCGSDAVRAVVVGARRTAEELGRAFPGVPVVTSGGDAVVTEVPARPAVVVATPGAEPRADGGYGAALLLDGWALLGRQDLRAAEDTLRRWLSASAMVLDRAAGGTVAVVAESSIPTVQALVRWDPVGHAEAELDGRAEVGLPPAVHLAAVDGVPEAADALLEAAALPPDAEVLGPVDLPFGARRPPGVDPGVPVHRMLVRVSRDRGLVLAAALRRATGVLSARHDQEPVRVQIDPLHIG, via the coding sequence GTGACCGCGACCAGACAGCAGGCCGAGCACGAGCCCGTGGCTCGGGTGCTGCCCATGCTGTCGGTGCCGCACCTGGACCGCGAGTTCGACTACCTCGTGCCGGCCGAGCTGTCCGACGACGCCCAGCCGGGCGTCCGTGCCAAGGTGCGGTTCAACGGCCGATTGGTCGACGCCTTCATCCTCGAAAGACGTTCTGACACCGACCATTCCGGCAAGCTCGGCTGGCTGGACCGCGTGGTGTCGGCCGAGCGGGTCCTGACCCCCGATGTGCAGCGTCTCGCCGAGGCGGTGGCGGCCCGGTACGCCGGCAGCCGGCCCGACGTGCTGCGGCTGGCCATTCCGCCCCGGCACGCGACCGTGGAGAAACAACCGCCGCCCGAACTGCCGCCGCTCGTGCCGCGGGACGTCGACGCCGGCGCCTGGCAGCAGTACGGCCGCGGCGAGCAGTTCCTGGAGGCGCTCGCCGAGGGCCGGGCCGCGCGCGCGGTGTGGCAGGCGCTGCCGGGGGAGGACTGGGCCCGGCGGCTCTGCGAGGCGGCGGCCGTCGTCGTCAACGCCGGCCGTGGGGCACTGCTGATCGTGCCGGATCAGCGCGACGTCGACGCCGTCCACGCCGCGGCGCTGACGCTCGTCGACGAGTCCCGGGTGGTGGCGCTGTCGGCCGGTCTCGGCCCGTCGCAGCGCTACCGGCGCTGGCTGTCGGTGCTGCGCGGCCAGGCGCGCCTCGTGATCGGTACCCGCAGCGCGGTTTTCGCACCCGTCGCCGACCTGGGATTCATCGTCGTGTGGGACGACGGCGACGACTCGCTGGCGGAACCCCGCGCGCCGTATCCGCACGCCCGCGAGGTCGCGATGCTGCGGGCGCACCAATTGCGTTGCGGCGCAATCATCGGGGGCTTCGCGCGCACTGCCGAGGCGCAGGCGCTGGTGCGCGGCAAGTGGGCGCACGACCTGGTGGCCGGCCGCAGCGTGGTGCGCGCCAGGGCGCCGCGGGTCATCGCGCTCGACGACGACGCCCACACCCACGAACGCGACGCCGCGGCCCGTACCGCGCGGTTGCCGTCGATGGCGCTGGGGGCGGCGCGGGCCGCGCTGAGCGCCGGCCGGCCGGTGCTGGTCCAGGTGCCGCGCCGCGGCTACGTTCCCGCACTGGCCTGCGGCAAATGCCGGACCATCGCCCGGTGCCGGCACTGCACCGGGCCGCTGTCGCTGCCCGACCGCGACACCGTCGGCGCGGTGTGCCGGTGGTGCGGCCGCCAGGACATCACGCTGCGCTGCGGCCGGTGCGGCTCGGACGCGGTACGCGCCGTGGTGGTCGGGGCCAGGCGCACCGCCGAGGAGCTGGGCCGGGCCTTCCCGGGCGTGCCCGTCGTCACCTCCGGCGGTGACGCCGTGGTGACCGAGGTACCCGCCCGGCCTGCGGTCGTCGTGGCGACTCCCGGCGCCGAACCGCGTGCCGACGGCGGCTACGGTGCGGCGCTGTTGCTGGACGGCTGGGCGCTGCTGGGCCGTCAGGATCTGCGCGCGGCCGAGGACACGCTGCGCCGGTGGCTGTCGGCATCGGCCATGGTGCTCGACCGCGCGGCCGGGGGCACGGTCGCGGTGGTGGCGGAGTCGTCGATCCCGACGGTGCAGGCGCTGGTGCGCTGGGACCCGGTCGGGCACGCGGAGGCCGAGCTCGACGGCCGTGCCGAGGTCGGGCTGCCGCCCGCTGTGCATCTGGCGGCCGTCGACGGGGTGCCCGAGGCGGCGGACGCGCTGCTGGAGGCGGCCGCCCTGCCGCCCGATGCCGAGGTGCTGGGCCCGGTCGATCTGCCGTTCGGCGCCCGCCGTCCGCCCGGTGTGGACCCGGGCGTTCCCGTGCACCGGATGCTGGTGCGGGTCTCGCGCGATCGTGGGCTGGTGTTGGCGGCGGCGCTGCGACGGGCGACCGGCGTGCTCAGCGCCCGCCACGATCAGGAGCCGGTGCGGGTGCAGATCGATCCGCTGCACATCGGATGA
- a CDS encoding RsmB/NOP family class I SAM-dependent RNA methyltransferase — MTERGNNGRGGRQGRPNNQGLAGGRDRQDRQPSRSQAPRGPRRKPLDPARRAAFDVLRAVSQRDAYANLALPAILRERDITGRDAAFATELTYGTCRCVGLLDAVIESAAGRPTDRIDPVLLDLLRLGAYQLLRTRVDAHAAVDTTVEQAGIEFDSVRAGFVNGVLRTIASKDEAAWVAELAPSAAADPIGHTAFTHAHPRWVAQSFADALGADAGELDAMLTSDDERPVVHLAARPGEISAEELAAATGGDVGRFSPYAVYLPGGDPGQLDPIRDGLAQVQDEGSQLVARALTEVPLEGNDTRWLDLCSGPGGKTAMLAAIAAQCGATVTAVEPTEHRADLVERNTLGMGVEVLRVDGRESGLEPGSFDRVLVDAPCTGLGALRRRPEARWRRQPSDVPGLARLQRELLAAAIKLTRPGGVVLYATCSPHLAETVGVIADAVRRQPVEQIDTRPLFAPADRLGLGPHVQLWPHRHGTDAMFAAALKVV; from the coding sequence GTGACTGAACGCGGTAACAATGGGCGCGGGGGCCGGCAGGGTCGTCCCAACAACCAGGGCCTCGCGGGTGGCCGGGACCGTCAGGACCGCCAGCCGAGCCGGTCGCAGGCGCCACGCGGCCCGCGCCGCAAGCCGCTCGATCCGGCCCGCCGGGCCGCGTTCGACGTGCTGCGCGCGGTGTCGCAGCGCGATGCCTACGCCAACCTCGCGCTGCCGGCCATCCTGCGCGAGCGCGACATCACCGGCCGCGACGCGGCTTTCGCCACCGAGCTGACCTACGGCACCTGCCGCTGCGTCGGGCTGCTCGACGCGGTGATCGAGAGCGCCGCCGGGCGGCCCACCGACCGGATCGACCCGGTCCTGCTCGACCTGCTGCGGCTCGGCGCCTACCAGCTGCTGCGCACCCGCGTCGACGCCCACGCCGCGGTGGACACGACCGTCGAGCAGGCCGGCATCGAATTCGATTCGGTGCGTGCGGGTTTCGTCAACGGCGTGCTGCGCACCATCGCGAGCAAGGATGAGGCCGCCTGGGTGGCCGAGCTCGCGCCGTCGGCCGCCGCCGACCCGATCGGCCACACCGCGTTCACGCATGCGCACCCGCGCTGGGTGGCGCAGTCATTCGCCGACGCACTCGGCGCCGATGCGGGGGAGCTCGACGCGATGCTCACCAGCGACGACGAACGCCCCGTCGTGCACCTCGCGGCCCGCCCCGGCGAGATCAGTGCCGAGGAGCTTGCCGCGGCGACCGGCGGCGATGTCGGCCGGTTCTCGCCGTACGCGGTGTACCTGCCCGGCGGCGACCCCGGCCAGCTGGACCCGATCCGCGACGGTCTGGCACAGGTGCAGGACGAGGGCAGCCAGCTGGTGGCCCGCGCCCTCACCGAGGTGCCGCTGGAGGGCAACGACACCCGCTGGCTGGATCTGTGTTCGGGACCCGGCGGCAAGACCGCGATGCTCGCGGCCATCGCCGCGCAGTGCGGCGCCACGGTGACCGCGGTCGAACCGACGGAGCATCGCGCCGACCTGGTGGAGCGCAACACCCTCGGCATGGGTGTCGAGGTGCTGCGGGTCGACGGCCGCGAGTCGGGGCTGGAGCCCGGATCCTTCGACCGGGTGCTGGTCGACGCGCCCTGCACCGGCCTGGGCGCGCTGCGTCGGCGGCCCGAGGCGCGGTGGCGCCGGCAGCCGTCGGATGTGCCGGGCCTGGCCCGGCTGCAGCGTGAATTGCTCGCGGCGGCAATCAAACTCACCCGGCCCGGTGGGGTGGTGCTGTACGCGACGTGTTCGCCGCACCTGGCCGAAACCGTCGGGGTGATCGCCGACGCGGTGCGACGTCAGCCGGTCGAACAGATCGACACCCGTCCGCTGTTCGCCCCGGCCGATCGGCTCGGCCTCGGACCACATGTGCAGTTATGGCCACATCGGCATGGCACCGATGCGATGTTCGCGGCCGCGCTCAAAGTAGTCTGA
- a CDS encoding alpha/beta hydrolase codes for MSDTARPPLDPILQKVLEAVPFQLTMDGGVEAARARFRELPRKPVFPEVRAEDRVIDGVPVRVYWPTDVEPSAPVVLFFHGGGWVVGDLDTYDGTARLHAAGTGAVVVSVDYRLAPEHPFPAAVDDVWAVTQWVAAHADEIGGDPNRLAVAGDSAGGNLAAAVAQLARDAGITLRAQLLWYPATTWDTSLPSFAENADAPVLGRDAVGGFSLLYATGVDLRNPPPTLVPARAESLAGLAPAYIAVAGYDPLRDDGIRYGEMLTAAGVSVEVHNAETLVHGYLGYYGVVPATTEAADKALVALRAALA; via the coding sequence ATGTCGGACACTGCGCGTCCCCCGCTCGATCCCATTCTGCAAAAGGTACTGGAAGCGGTTCCGTTCCAATTGACCATGGACGGCGGCGTCGAAGCCGCGCGGGCCCGGTTCCGCGAGCTGCCCCGCAAGCCCGTCTTCCCTGAGGTCCGCGCCGAGGACCGCGTCATCGACGGCGTGCCGGTCCGCGTCTACTGGCCCACCGACGTCGAACCGTCGGCGCCGGTCGTGCTGTTCTTCCACGGCGGCGGCTGGGTGGTCGGTGATCTGGACACCTATGACGGCACCGCCCGCCTGCATGCCGCGGGGACCGGCGCCGTGGTGGTGTCGGTGGATTACCGACTCGCCCCCGAGCACCCGTTCCCCGCCGCGGTCGACGACGTCTGGGCCGTCACGCAGTGGGTGGCCGCCCACGCCGACGAGATCGGCGGCGACCCGAATCGTCTTGCCGTGGCCGGTGATTCGGCCGGCGGCAACCTGGCCGCGGCGGTCGCGCAGCTGGCCCGCGACGCCGGCATCACGCTGCGCGCCCAGCTGCTGTGGTACCCCGCGACCACCTGGGACACGTCGCTGCCGTCGTTCGCCGAGAACGCCGACGCCCCGGTCCTGGGCCGCGACGCCGTCGGCGGCTTCTCGTTGCTGTACGCCACGGGCGTCGACCTGCGGAACCCGCCGCCCACGCTCGTCCCGGCGCGCGCCGAGTCGCTGGCCGGGCTGGCACCGGCGTACATCGCCGTCGCCGGATACGACCCACTGCGCGACGACGGCATCCGTTACGGCGAGATGCTCACCGCGGCCGGGGTTTCCGTCGAGGTGCACAACGCCGAGACGCTGGTACACGGTTACCTCGGTTACTACGGCGTCGTGCCGGCGACGACCGAGGCGGCCGACAAGGCGCTGGTGGCGCTGCGGGCCGCGCTAGCCTGA